A single genomic interval of Mycolicibacterium holsaticum DSM 44478 = JCM 12374 harbors:
- the rfbB gene encoding dTDP-glucose 4,6-dehydratase has product MARLLVTGGAGFIGSNFVHYVLDHTDHHVTVLDKLTYAGNLASLSGLPETRLKFVHGDVADAELVEELVASVDAVVHYAAESHNDNSLNFPEPFVHTNVIGTFTLLEAVRKHGTRLHHVSTDEVYGDLALDDPARFTESTSYNPSSPYSSTKAGSDMLVRAWVRSYGVAATISNCSNNYGPYQHVEKFVPRQITNILWGIRPKLYGDGRNVRDWIHADDHSSAVLQILEAGRVGETYLIGADGERDNRTVVELILTMMGQDADAYDNVADRTGHDLRYAIDSTKLRAELGWRPRYGDFEEGLSATIDWYRKHEDWWAPAKEATEAFYAQLGQ; this is encoded by the coding sequence GTGGCTCGGCTTCTCGTCACCGGCGGCGCGGGCTTCATCGGATCCAACTTCGTGCACTACGTCCTCGACCACACCGACCATCACGTCACGGTGCTCGACAAACTCACCTATGCCGGCAATCTGGCGTCGTTGTCCGGGCTGCCCGAAACCCGATTGAAGTTCGTCCATGGTGACGTCGCCGATGCGGAGCTCGTCGAGGAACTGGTGGCATCTGTCGACGCGGTGGTGCACTATGCCGCCGAATCGCACAACGACAACTCCCTCAACTTCCCCGAGCCATTCGTGCACACCAACGTGATCGGGACGTTCACGCTACTCGAGGCAGTCCGCAAGCACGGCACCCGACTTCACCATGTCTCCACCGACGAGGTGTACGGCGACCTGGCACTCGACGATCCCGCGAGGTTCACCGAATCCACTTCCTACAACCCGTCTTCGCCGTACTCCTCGACCAAAGCCGGCAGCGACATGTTGGTACGCGCCTGGGTCCGCTCTTATGGTGTGGCGGCAACGATTTCGAACTGCTCCAACAACTACGGGCCCTACCAGCACGTCGAAAAGTTTGTCCCACGGCAGATCACCAACATCTTGTGGGGTATTCGGCCGAAACTGTACGGCGACGGACGCAATGTACGCGACTGGATCCACGCCGACGATCATTCGTCGGCAGTGCTGCAGATCTTGGAAGCCGGCAGAGTCGGAGAGACGTATCTCATCGGCGCCGACGGGGAGCGGGACAACAGAACCGTCGTCGAGTTGATCCTGACCATGATGGGGCAGGATGCCGATGCCTACGACAACGTCGCGGATCGCACCGGTCATGATCTGCGGTATGCAATCGACTCGACAAAACTGCGCGCAGAGCTCGGGTGGCGGCCACGGTACGGAGATTTCGAGGAGGGGCTGTCGGCGACTATTGACTGGTATCGGAAACACGAGGACTGGTGGGCACCGGCCAAAGAGGCCACCGAAGCGTTCTACGCCCAACTCGGGCAATGA
- a CDS encoding RND family transporter, with product MSNHQLHSNRPLAARTIRRLSVPIILAWLVIIGILTVAVPTLEEVEQRQALSLNPTDAPSFQAAERMSDAFDAPDSGGAVIIVLEGEQPLGQDAHNYYDQLIGELRADHKHVLSVQDFWGDELTRGAAQSSDGKAAYVQVSLVGSQNQDQASTIESVTAVRAIVDRVQTPPGLAVYVTGPSAVAADISASGNSTVILITVVSISVILVMLLFVYRSLATAFILLAVVATQLQAARGVVALLGLYDFIGLTTFGVNLLVALCIAAGTDYGIFFFGRYQEARQAGEDRETAYYTTYHGVAKVVLASGLTIAGALYCLSFTRLQFFSLLALPCAVGVLVAIAVALTLFPAVIVVGSRFGLLDPKRRLNHYGWRRVGTAIVRWPAPILTATMALTLVGLLILPGFKPSYNDQKYLPTNIPANQGMTAAARHFPESVMMTPEILMVSTDRDLRNPTDFLILNKLAKVVLAVPGVSKVQAVTRPEGTPIPHTTIPYMLSMQQAGQQQYMAFQKTQMDQILEQAGMLEEAVKIMRQMYGLMEEMAATMHDMTAKTHEVQEITERLRDSIAHFDDFIRPIRNYLFWEPHCYNIPLCWSIRSLFDTIDGVDALTEKLDDLVLNLDKLDVLMPQMLVQFPQMIAIMESMRTMMLSMHATMTGVFGQMDEANVDPTAMGKSFDAAQNDDSFYIPPEIFKNEDFKRVIDIFISPDGKSVRMFITQKEDPASPEGIARVDAIRNAAEEALKGTPLEGSPIYLSGTAAMTKDIVVGSQFDLIIAVVAAICLIFIVMLIMTRSVVAAIVIVGTVLVSLGAAFGVSVFVWQYLLGIPIHWAVLVMAVIVLLAVGSDYNLLLVARIKDELGAGINTAIIRAMAGTGKVVTTAGLVFAATMGSMAISDLLSIGQIGTTIGLGLLFDTLVVRAFMTPSIAALLGRWFWWPQRVRQRPASSLLRSTGPRPLVRALLQSPPPEGADFAADAGSGGEHRGAGQ from the coding sequence ATGAGCAATCACCAGCTGCACAGCAATCGACCGTTGGCAGCGCGGACCATCCGGCGACTTTCGGTACCGATCATTCTGGCGTGGTTGGTGATCATCGGCATCCTGACTGTCGCAGTCCCGACGCTCGAGGAGGTCGAACAGCGTCAGGCGCTTTCGTTGAACCCCACAGATGCGCCGTCATTTCAAGCTGCCGAGCGGATGAGCGATGCCTTCGACGCACCCGACTCTGGCGGCGCCGTGATCATCGTCCTGGAGGGCGAGCAGCCCCTGGGCCAGGATGCTCACAACTACTACGACCAGTTGATTGGTGAGCTGCGGGCCGATCACAAGCATGTGCTGTCCGTTCAAGACTTCTGGGGTGACGAACTCACCAGGGGAGCCGCACAGAGCAGCGACGGCAAAGCCGCATATGTCCAAGTAAGCCTGGTCGGTAGTCAAAACCAAGACCAAGCCTCGACCATTGAATCGGTAACAGCGGTTCGGGCCATCGTCGACCGTGTGCAAACACCGCCGGGACTTGCGGTATATGTCACCGGGCCGTCGGCAGTTGCCGCGGACATCAGCGCAAGCGGGAATAGCACGGTAATCCTGATCACGGTGGTGAGCATCTCCGTGATCCTCGTAATGCTCCTATTCGTATACCGTTCCCTCGCGACCGCTTTCATCTTGTTGGCTGTGGTAGCAACACAGTTGCAGGCCGCGCGAGGAGTTGTCGCGCTGCTTGGCTTGTACGACTTCATTGGTCTGACCACCTTCGGCGTGAACCTGCTGGTGGCCCTGTGCATTGCGGCGGGTACCGACTACGGGATCTTTTTCTTCGGGCGCTACCAGGAGGCGCGGCAAGCAGGCGAGGACAGAGAAACCGCCTATTACACCACCTATCACGGGGTCGCCAAGGTGGTCTTGGCCTCCGGCTTGACGATCGCCGGTGCCCTTTACTGTCTGAGCTTCACCCGATTGCAGTTCTTCAGTCTGTTAGCACTGCCGTGTGCCGTGGGCGTATTGGTGGCGATCGCGGTAGCTCTCACACTCTTTCCCGCCGTTATTGTTGTGGGAAGCAGGTTCGGTCTGCTCGACCCCAAGCGACGTCTCAACCATTACGGGTGGCGGCGAGTCGGTACGGCGATCGTCAGGTGGCCCGCACCCATCCTGACCGCCACGATGGCCCTGACCCTTGTCGGGCTGCTCATCCTGCCGGGTTTCAAACCGAGCTACAACGATCAGAAATACCTTCCGACGAATATTCCGGCTAACCAAGGGATGACGGCGGCGGCGCGACACTTTCCCGAGTCGGTGATGATGACGCCCGAGATATTGATGGTCTCCACCGATCGGGATCTGCGCAATCCGACCGATTTCTTGATTTTGAACAAACTCGCCAAAGTCGTACTTGCCGTACCGGGCGTATCGAAGGTGCAGGCGGTAACTCGACCTGAGGGCACCCCAATCCCGCACACGACGATCCCCTACATGCTCAGCATGCAACAAGCGGGTCAACAGCAGTACATGGCATTTCAGAAGACACAGATGGATCAGATCCTCGAGCAGGCCGGCATGCTCGAGGAAGCGGTGAAAATCATGCGGCAAATGTATGGCCTGATGGAAGAGATGGCCGCGACGATGCACGACATGACCGCCAAAACCCATGAGGTCCAGGAAATCACGGAAAGACTGCGGGACAGCATTGCGCATTTCGATGATTTCATCAGGCCAATACGTAATTATCTCTTTTGGGAGCCGCACTGCTACAACATTCCGCTTTGTTGGTCGATAAGGAGTTTGTTCGACACAATCGACGGGGTCGATGCGCTCACCGAAAAGCTGGATGATTTGGTGTTGAATCTCGACAAGCTAGACGTGCTGATGCCGCAAATGCTCGTCCAATTTCCCCAGATGATCGCCATCATGGAAAGTATGCGGACGATGATGCTGAGTATGCATGCCACCATGACTGGTGTTTTCGGTCAGATGGACGAAGCCAACGTCGATCCGACTGCCATGGGAAAGTCGTTCGACGCGGCCCAGAACGATGATTCATTTTATATTCCTCCGGAGATCTTCAAGAATGAAGACTTCAAACGGGTGATCGACATATTTATATCGCCCGACGGAAAGTCCGTCCGCATGTTCATCACCCAAAAAGAGGATCCCGCGTCGCCGGAGGGTATCGCGCGGGTCGACGCAATCAGGAATGCCGCCGAAGAGGCGCTCAAAGGAACTCCTTTGGAGGGCTCTCCGATCTATCTGAGCGGCACCGCGGCCATGACGAAAGATATCGTCGTCGGATCGCAATTCGACCTGATAATCGCGGTTGTCGCAGCGATCTGCCTGATCTTCATTGTCATGCTGATCATGACCAGGAGTGTCGTTGCCGCAATAGTTATCGTCGGCACGGTTCTGGTCTCGTTAGGCGCAGCGTTCGGGGTGTCTGTGTTCGTCTGGCAGTATCTGCTCGGCATTCCGATTCACTGGGCGGTGCTTGTGATGGCAGTGATCGTGCTGTTGGCCGTGGGTTCCGATTACAATTTGCTGCTTGTCGCGCGGATTAAGGATGAACTGGGCGCAGGCATCAACACCGCCATCATTCGCGCAATGGCGGGCACCGGCAAGGTCGTGACCACGGCGGGTTTGGTGTTCGCCGCCACGATGGGCTCGATGGCGATCAGCGACCTGCTCAGCATCGGCCAGATCGGCACGACGATCGGCCTGGGTCTGCTGTTCGACACCTTGGTCGTGCGCGCCTTCATGACGCCGTCGATTGCCGCACTGCTGGGACGGTGGTTCTGGTGGCCGCAACGAGTGCGTCAGCGGCCCGCAAGTTCGTTGCTCAGGTCCACCGGCCCACGTCCGTTAGTGCGCGCCTTATTGCAGAGCCCGCCGCCGGAGGGTGCAGACTTCGCGGCGGATGCCGGCAGCGGCGGAGAGCATCGTGGCGCCGGTCAATGA
- a CDS encoding RND family transporter, whose amino-acid sequence MSTVHRRRPVIARTIRKFAPFIILAWVALTLLVTFAVPSLEQVGRQQAVPMSPRDAPAVEAMARMGKVFQESDSDSMAMIVLEGQQPLGDDVRPYYEGLIRELRSDPHVQHVQDLWGDRLTAAGAQSADGRAVYVQLNLAGDQGTPKSQDSVAAVREIVDRTPPPPGIDIYVTGSAALVGDMTHSGESSILRLTLVGALIIFAVLLVVYRSIATVILLLFTVGVEVFAARGIVAFIGHIDLVLLSTFSINMLVALAMAAGTDYGIFFFGRYQEERQAGQDRETAFYTTYRGVAPVVLGSGLTIAGALLCLSFTRMSIFQTVGVPCAVGMVVAVGIALTLVPAVLTVGSGFGLCDPKRRIGTRRWRRVGTAIVRWPGPILVATLAITLVGLIALPGYQTSYDDRKYVPGDVPANLGYAAADRHFSQARMMPDILMIETDRDMRNPDDFLVLHRLAKAIFQVPGVSRVQGITRPEGTPIERTSIPFLISMQNAGMVQMMEHMKDRVNDMLTQAELMDKQIALAKTMYEVQQRLTEITHDSISTTKDMSLVVADLRDHIADFDDFFRPIRNYFYWEPHCMNIPVCWALRSIYDALDTVDTLTLKMQDLVTGMEKMDVLLPKLLESLPRMIEIMSQMRDMLLTMHSTMAGIFDVLNESTGDATAMGQAFDAANNDDSFYLPPEVFKNPDFQRAMGSFLSPDGKAARFIISHKGDPGAPESIANIDQIRMAAEEALKTTPLQGASIYLAGASSTFQDLRDGSKYDLYIATVSALCLIFIIMLVMTRSIIAALVIVGTVGLSLGASFGLAVLIWQYILGINLHWMVLPMAVIVLLGVGSDYNLLLVSRMKEEIAAGINTGIIRAMGGTGKVVTNAGLVFAFTMGAMVVSDLRIIGQVGTTIALGLMFDTLVVRAFLTPSIAALLGRWFWWPQVVRPRPASRMLRSVAPRPVARAFLLPKEEEDEAVTTELQPVNLKPT is encoded by the coding sequence ATGAGCACCGTGCACCGTCGGCGTCCCGTCATAGCTCGGACGATCCGCAAGTTCGCGCCGTTCATCATCCTTGCCTGGGTCGCGCTGACCCTACTCGTGACCTTTGCGGTCCCCTCTCTCGAACAGGTCGGCAGGCAACAGGCCGTGCCGATGAGTCCACGGGACGCGCCGGCGGTCGAGGCGATGGCCCGGATGGGCAAAGTCTTCCAGGAGTCCGATTCAGACAGCATGGCGATGATCGTGCTGGAGGGTCAGCAACCTCTCGGCGACGATGTTCGGCCGTACTACGAAGGACTGATCCGCGAGCTCAGAAGCGACCCCCACGTTCAGCATGTCCAGGACCTATGGGGCGATCGGCTGACCGCGGCGGGCGCGCAAAGCGCTGACGGCCGGGCGGTTTATGTACAGCTGAATCTGGCGGGCGACCAAGGCACACCCAAGTCGCAGGACTCCGTGGCAGCGGTGCGCGAGATCGTTGACCGGACGCCACCGCCTCCGGGAATCGACATCTATGTCACCGGCTCGGCAGCGCTCGTCGGGGATATGACGCACAGCGGTGAAAGCTCGATCCTGAGGCTGACGCTGGTAGGCGCCCTGATCATCTTCGCGGTGCTGCTCGTTGTCTACCGATCCATCGCGACCGTCATACTGCTGCTGTTCACGGTTGGAGTAGAAGTCTTTGCCGCCCGGGGAATCGTCGCCTTTATCGGACACATTGACCTGGTCCTGCTCTCGACTTTCTCCATCAACATGCTGGTAGCTCTTGCTATGGCCGCCGGCACCGATTACGGGATCTTCTTCTTCGGCCGGTATCAAGAGGAACGTCAAGCTGGTCAGGACCGCGAAACGGCCTTCTACACCACCTATCGTGGGGTTGCTCCCGTGGTTTTGGGATCTGGTTTGACCATCGCCGGCGCATTGTTGTGCCTGAGCTTCACGCGAATGTCGATCTTCCAGACCGTCGGTGTGCCGTGCGCCGTCGGTATGGTTGTCGCGGTTGGCATCGCGCTCACGCTTGTTCCTGCGGTCTTGACCGTCGGAAGTGGGTTTGGGCTGTGCGATCCCAAGCGGCGAATTGGAACGCGGCGGTGGCGCCGGGTTGGTACAGCCATCGTGCGCTGGCCGGGCCCGATACTGGTTGCCACGTTAGCGATCACGTTGGTCGGCTTGATCGCGCTGCCCGGCTATCAGACAAGCTATGACGACCGAAAATACGTACCCGGGGATGTTCCAGCCAACCTGGGTTATGCGGCCGCCGATCGCCATTTCTCCCAAGCGCGGATGATGCCCGATATTCTCATGATCGAGACCGACCGCGATATGCGCAACCCCGATGATTTTCTCGTGCTACACAGGCTCGCCAAAGCGATATTCCAAGTCCCTGGAGTTTCTCGAGTGCAGGGCATCACCCGCCCAGAGGGCACACCCATTGAACGTACTTCAATACCATTTTTGATCAGTATGCAGAACGCCGGAATGGTCCAGATGATGGAGCACATGAAGGACCGCGTGAACGACATGCTGACACAGGCCGAGCTAATGGACAAACAGATTGCCTTGGCGAAGACGATGTACGAAGTGCAGCAGCGACTCACCGAAATCACCCATGATTCGATCAGTACGACGAAAGATATGTCGCTGGTAGTCGCCGATCTCCGAGATCACATTGCCGATTTTGATGATTTCTTCAGACCCATCCGTAATTACTTCTACTGGGAACCGCATTGCATGAACATCCCAGTATGTTGGGCGTTAAGAAGTATCTACGATGCGCTCGACACCGTAGACACGCTCACCCTCAAGATGCAGGACCTCGTGACCGGCATGGAAAAAATGGATGTCCTGTTGCCGAAATTACTTGAGTCATTGCCTCGAATGATCGAGATCATGTCCCAGATGCGGGACATGCTGCTGACGATGCACAGCACCATGGCCGGGATCTTCGACGTGCTCAACGAATCAACTGGAGACGCCACTGCGATGGGGCAGGCATTCGATGCCGCTAACAACGACGATTCGTTCTATCTGCCCCCAGAAGTGTTCAAGAACCCTGATTTCCAGCGTGCAATGGGTTCTTTCCTATCACCCGATGGAAAAGCAGCTCGATTCATCATTTCCCACAAGGGTGACCCCGGCGCGCCCGAGAGTATTGCGAATATCGATCAGATACGAATGGCGGCCGAGGAAGCGCTCAAGACGACGCCGTTGCAAGGCGCCAGCATCTATCTCGCAGGCGCTTCGTCGACATTTCAGGACCTTCGCGATGGCTCGAAGTACGACCTGTACATCGCGACTGTAAGTGCTCTCTGCTTGATCTTCATCATCATGCTCGTGATGACCCGCAGCATCATCGCGGCCCTGGTGATCGTCGGTACGGTGGGCCTTTCGTTGGGCGCGTCGTTCGGCTTGGCAGTGCTGATATGGCAGTACATCTTGGGCATCAATTTGCACTGGATGGTGCTCCCGATGGCCGTCATCGTCCTCCTTGGAGTCGGTTCCGACTACAACCTGTTGCTGGTTTCCCGAATGAAGGAGGAAATCGCCGCCGGGATCAACACCGGCATCATTCGCGCGATGGGCGGTACAGGCAAAGTCGTCACGAATGCGGGACTGGTGTTCGCGTTTACGATGGGTGCGATGGTGGTCAGCGATTTGCGGATCATCGGTCAGGTCGGAACCACGATCGCCCTGGGTTTGATGTTCGACACGCTGGTTGTGCGCGCGTTTCTCACACCTTCTATTGCCGCACTGCTCGGGCGTTGGTTCTGGTGGCCTCAAGTCGTTCGTCCGCGTCCGGCCAGTCGGATGCTGCGGTCCGTGGCACCGCGTCCGGTAGCGCGGGCCTTTCTGCTGCCAAAAGAGGAAGAGGACGAAGCGGTTACAACTGAGCTGCAACCTGTAAACCTCAAGCCAACCTGA
- the rfbA gene encoding glucose-1-phosphate thymidylyltransferase RfbA, with product MKGIILAGGSGTRLHPITLGVSKQLIPVYDKPMIYYPLSTLMLAGIRDILVITTPHDAESFERLLGDGSRFGVSITFAQQLSPDGLAQAFTIGEDFLGAEKVALILGDNLLYGPGMGTQLKRFDDIDGGTIFAYWVSEPSAYGVVEFDASGTVVSLEEKPKQPRSNYAVPGLYFYDNDVVAIAKDLAPSERGEYEITDVNRAYLEQGRLRVQVLPRGTAWLDTGTFDQMTDAADYVRTMERRTGLKIGVPEEIAWRQGFLSDDELCERAMTSVKSGYGTYLLDLLERGC from the coding sequence GTGAAAGGGATCATCCTCGCGGGTGGATCCGGTACCCGACTGCATCCGATCACGCTCGGGGTGTCCAAGCAGCTGATCCCCGTGTACGACAAGCCCATGATCTATTACCCGCTCTCCACCCTGATGCTGGCGGGTATCCGGGACATCTTGGTCATCACGACGCCGCACGACGCGGAAAGCTTCGAGCGACTGCTGGGTGACGGATCGCGATTCGGGGTGTCGATCACCTTCGCCCAACAACTCTCACCCGACGGGCTGGCCCAGGCCTTCACGATCGGCGAGGATTTCCTCGGGGCCGAAAAGGTGGCGCTGATTCTTGGTGACAACCTGTTGTACGGGCCGGGCATGGGCACCCAACTCAAACGTTTCGACGACATCGACGGTGGCACGATATTCGCTTACTGGGTCAGCGAGCCCTCCGCGTACGGCGTCGTGGAATTCGACGCGAGCGGAACGGTGGTGTCCCTGGAGGAAAAGCCCAAGCAACCAAGAAGCAACTACGCGGTCCCGGGGCTGTACTTCTACGACAACGACGTCGTGGCGATCGCCAAGGACCTCGCCCCCAGCGAGCGTGGCGAATACGAGATCACCGACGTCAACCGCGCCTACCTGGAGCAGGGACGTCTGCGTGTGCAGGTGCTGCCACGTGGGACCGCATGGCTGGACACCGGAACTTTCGACCAGATGACCGACGCCGCCGACTATGTACGCACGATGGAACGCCGCACTGGGCTGAAGATCGGGGTACCCGAGGAAATCGCCTGGCGCCAGGGCTTTCTCAGCGACGACGAGCTGTGTGAGCGGGCTATGACGTCGGTCAAGTCCGGCTACGGAACGTATCTGCTGGACCTCCTCGAAAGAGGCTGCTAG
- a CDS encoding sugar nucleotide-binding protein produces MTEYGKIFDTKDSPIPGLSVWQLPVHGDNRGWFKENWQRAKMTAAGMPDFGPVQHNIAFNEAVGTTRGIHAEPWDKFVSVAAGRAFGAWVDLRAGPSFGTVFTVELDPSRAVFVPRGVGNAYQTLAPNTVYSYLVNDHYSPDANYTSVDPGDESVAIDWPIPLSQAVMSDKDRAQPRLAEIEPIPSPKTLVLGADGQLGRALRHAYADTTTVEFVGRDDLDLTVSDLDSARDWRDYDTIINAAAYTSVDAAETAEGRSAAWATNVTGVAALVRVAAAHRITVVHISSDYVFDGTSARPYREDDPLAPLGVYGQTKAAGDQLVATLPRHYILRTSWVIGDGRNFVRAMLSLADRGVNPSVVDDQFGRLTFTSELARAVRHVTETRAPYGVYNVTGSGSVRSWVQIAQHTFAVAGHDPSRVTGVPTTVYFGQAEGPVAPRPANSALDLTKIESTGFVPVDAENMLTNYIRLETRDSHHLTPS; encoded by the coding sequence ATGACCGAGTACGGCAAGATATTTGACACCAAGGATTCACCTATTCCGGGGCTTTCGGTTTGGCAACTGCCGGTCCACGGCGACAATCGCGGCTGGTTCAAGGAGAACTGGCAGCGCGCGAAGATGACGGCCGCCGGGATGCCGGATTTCGGGCCTGTACAACACAACATCGCCTTCAACGAAGCGGTGGGTACGACGCGCGGTATCCATGCCGAACCCTGGGACAAGTTCGTTTCGGTTGCCGCCGGACGGGCGTTTGGTGCGTGGGTCGACCTGCGGGCGGGCCCGTCATTTGGAACAGTGTTCACCGTAGAGCTCGACCCGTCGCGCGCAGTCTTCGTGCCCCGCGGGGTCGGCAACGCGTACCAGACGCTGGCGCCGAATACCGTCTACTCCTACCTCGTCAACGATCACTACTCACCCGACGCGAACTACACATCTGTAGACCCTGGCGATGAGAGCGTCGCTATCGACTGGCCAATTCCGTTGAGCCAAGCGGTGATGTCGGACAAGGATCGGGCCCAACCGCGCCTGGCCGAAATCGAACCCATACCGTCGCCCAAGACCCTGGTCCTCGGCGCGGACGGACAGCTGGGCCGCGCTTTGCGCCACGCATACGCAGACACGACGACGGTCGAGTTCGTCGGGCGAGACGATCTCGACCTGACGGTGAGCGATCTTGATTCCGCGCGTGACTGGCGCGATTACGACACGATCATCAACGCCGCGGCGTACACCAGTGTCGATGCGGCTGAGACCGCAGAAGGACGTTCCGCGGCGTGGGCTACCAACGTCACCGGTGTGGCGGCCCTGGTGCGGGTGGCGGCCGCGCATCGCATCACCGTTGTCCATATCTCGAGCGACTACGTGTTCGACGGCACGAGCGCGCGGCCATACCGCGAGGACGACCCGCTGGCGCCGCTCGGCGTTTACGGACAAACCAAGGCCGCGGGCGATCAACTGGTTGCCACGCTGCCGCGCCACTACATCCTGCGCACGTCATGGGTGATCGGTGACGGACGCAATTTTGTACGCGCGATGTTGTCGCTCGCCGACCGCGGCGTGAACCCGTCCGTAGTCGACGATCAATTCGGGCGCTTGACGTTCACGTCGGAACTGGCGCGGGCGGTCCGGCACGTGACGGAGACCCGCGCGCCCTATGGCGTCTACAACGTGACGGGATCCGGTTCGGTTCGTTCATGGGTACAGATCGCACAACATACGTTTGCTGTTGCCGGCCACGACCCGAGTCGGGTGACCGGCGTGCCCACCACTGTGTACTTCGGCCAGGCCGAAGGACCCGTTGCTCCGCGCCCAGCCAACAGCGCGCTGGACCTGACGAAAATCGAGTCCACTGGCTTCGTCCCGGTCGACGCCGAGAACATGCTGACGAACTACATCAGGCTTGAAACCCGCGATAGCCACCACCTGACGCCGTCTTGA